A window from Ureaplasma parvum serovar 3 str. ATCC 27815 encodes these proteins:
- the lon gene encoding endopeptidase La codes for MKKPILISRAIVVLPYETTTIEVGRPKSIQAIDLAKQSSSKEIIIISQKDIDTDEVVNFDELYKVGTLVKIKSIIDNFDEGYSIEVEGLKAVYINNENDVIDAIEYEYEDVITNPILSNKDEIAINGINSEIFNIINKRSRHKNINFDNMHALISLEKEKFAYLAAATYINDYDNEISEKTIEDRINILLQPNLLLVHETILHLLFDQLVDKRVIEDEVEKTITDKINNNFQKQQREFYLREKLKVVKEQLGELSSREEDADKIRAKIEDLELPPNVKERALAELNRFENAMSSNESSVIKSYLDWLLDLPWTQQGVDNTDLMSVRTHLDDNHYGIEKVKERILEYLALRMRNPNLKGPIICLVGPPGVGKTSLVTSIAQALNKKFVKVSLGGVRDESEIRGHRKTYVGAMPGRIIKGMKKAGVINPLFLLDEIDKMTSDQRGDPAAAMLEVLDPEQNKNFSDNYIEEEYDLSKVMFMATANYYQQIPYALIDRLEVIELSSYTAIEKREIAKSHLLKRIFMDAKLNENELIFTDDALDFIINHYTKEAGVRELDRQLGHIVRKYIVETYKNKNNQSPLNLKVDEAMIIKYLGKIKFDFNKKEETTIPGIVNGMAYTAAGGDLLPIEVNHSTNGKGGNVTITGNLEKTMNESVSVALGFVKANADKYGIDTKKVSFKEIDIHVHVPSGGIPKDGPSAGIAITTAIISSLSQRPVRTTLSMTGEIMLRGNVGIIGGVKEKVISAYRAGVREIILPIDDERYLEDVPKYILDDIKIHLVKHYDEVYNIVFGEK; via the coding sequence ATGAAAAAACCTATCTTAATATCACGAGCAATTGTTGTTTTACCTTATGAAACAACAACAATTGAAGTAGGACGCCCTAAATCAATCCAAGCGATTGATTTAGCTAAACAATCTTCAAGTAAAGAAATTATTATTATTTCACAAAAAGATATTGATACTGATGAAGTTGTTAATTTTGATGAATTGTATAAAGTAGGAACGTTAGTTAAAATTAAATCTATTATTGATAATTTTGATGAAGGTTATTCAATTGAAGTTGAAGGATTAAAAGCTGTTTACATTAATAATGAGAATGATGTTATTGATGCTATTGAATATGAATATGAAGATGTCATTACAAACCCTATTTTATCAAATAAAGATGAAATAGCAATCAATGGTATTAATTCTGAAATTTTCAATATAATTAACAAGCGTTCAAGACATAAAAATATCAATTTTGATAATATGCACGCTTTAATTTCACTTGAAAAAGAAAAGTTTGCTTATTTAGCTGCGGCAACTTATATTAATGATTATGATAATGAAATTAGTGAAAAAACTATTGAAGATCGAATTAATATCTTATTGCAACCTAATTTATTATTAGTTCATGAGACAATTTTACATTTATTATTTGATCAATTAGTAGATAAGCGCGTTATTGAAGATGAAGTTGAAAAAACTATTACTGATAAAATTAATAATAATTTTCAAAAACAACAACGTGAGTTCTATTTACGCGAAAAATTAAAAGTTGTTAAAGAACAATTAGGTGAACTAAGTAGTCGTGAAGAAGACGCTGATAAAATTCGTGCAAAAATTGAAGATTTAGAATTACCACCAAATGTTAAAGAACGTGCTTTAGCTGAATTAAATCGTTTTGAGAATGCTATGTCATCAAATGAATCATCAGTTATTAAATCATATCTTGATTGATTATTGGATTTACCATGAACTCAACAGGGTGTTGATAATACTGATTTGATGTCTGTAAGAACTCATTTAGATGATAATCACTATGGTATTGAAAAGGTAAAAGAAAGAATTTTAGAGTATTTAGCATTACGTATGCGTAACCCTAATCTTAAAGGTCCAATCATTTGTTTAGTTGGCCCTCCAGGTGTTGGTAAAACATCACTTGTTACTTCGATTGCACAAGCTTTAAATAAAAAATTTGTTAAAGTTAGTTTAGGTGGTGTGCGAGATGAATCTGAAATTCGAGGTCATCGTAAAACTTATGTTGGAGCTATGCCCGGACGTATTATTAAGGGTATGAAAAAGGCTGGCGTTATCAATCCTTTATTCCTATTAGATGAAATTGATAAAATGACATCTGATCAACGAGGAGATCCTGCTGCCGCAATGCTTGAAGTATTAGATCCTGAACAAAATAAAAATTTTTCAGATAATTACATTGAAGAAGAATATGATTTGAGCAAAGTGATGTTTATGGCAACAGCTAATTATTATCAACAAATTCCTTATGCTTTGATTGATCGTTTAGAAGTAATTGAACTATCGAGTTATACAGCAATTGAAAAACGTGAAATAGCAAAATCACATCTATTAAAAAGAATTTTTATGGATGCTAAATTAAATGAAAATGAACTTATTTTTACTGATGATGCTTTAGATTTTATTATTAATCATTATACTAAAGAAGCTGGAGTACGAGAATTAGATCGTCAATTAGGTCATATTGTACGCAAGTACATTGTTGAAACTTATAAGAATAAAAATAATCAATCACCTTTGAATTTAAAAGTTGATGAAGCCATGATTATTAAATATTTAGGTAAAATTAAGTTTGATTTTAATAAAAAAGAAGAGACAACAATTCCAGGAATTGTTAATGGAATGGCTTATACAGCGGCTGGTGGCGATTTATTGCCTATTGAAGTTAATCATTCAACCAATGGAAAAGGTGGAAATGTAACTATTACTGGAAATCTTGAAAAAACAATGAATGAATCTGTATCTGTTGCTTTAGGTTTTGTTAAAGCAAATGCAGATAAATATGGCATTGATACTAAAAAAGTTTCTTTTAAAGAAATTGATATTCATGTTCATGTTCCAAGCGGAGGAATTCCTAAAGATGGACCGTCTGCTGGAATTGCGATTACAACAGCAATTATTAGTTCATTAAGTCAAAGACCAGTGCGTACAACACTATCAATGACAGGAGAAATTATGCTACGTGGTAATGTTGGAATTATTGGTGGTGTTAAAGAAAAAGTTATTTCAGCATATCGTGCTGGAGTTCGTGAAATTATTTTACCAATTGATGACGAACGTTACTTAGAAGATGTTCCAAAGTATATATTAGATGATATTAAAATTCATTTGGTAAAACACTATGATGAAGTTTATAATATTGTTTTTGGAGAAAAATAA
- a CDS encoding RNA polymerase sigma factor, with amino-acid sequence MSTKQNEPLFVNLEDLKQKVKLSFTEEFSFSYALSELEAGIFESRNLKGADAGDPEEILLNVVLDVSKKKRSRNEIKFNKLQNYFIHMNLREEHFSEIIDVLEAIGIRVPDYDLVMQSKSKTNTKKKDEYGIDDTLEISTSKIGFSSTTTEKVDDGIKAYLGVLGESKMLRSDEETEYAKMVISDDPSLVKIGKNQLYTSNMRLVTSIAKKYLNRGLDLEDLIQEGSSGLLKAIDKFDHEKGHKFSTYATWWIRQSITRAIADQARQIRIPVHMVETINKLTKAERNLIQELGRDPTAEEIAQAMNKVSQAKNQKEQLITAQKVVEIKKLNVDPVSLDKQIGHDEESQFSDFISDDEIISPEKYTEKKALNDQINEMFEKVLNDNEQRVIKMRYGLLPFERPYTLEEVGEYLGVTRERARQIESKAIRKLKHPSKTAKLRSFIGESEN; translated from the coding sequence ATGTCAACAAAACAAAATGAACCATTATTTGTAAATCTAGAGGATTTAAAACAAAAAGTTAAATTATCATTTACTGAAGAATTCTCATTTTCGTATGCACTTTCTGAACTTGAAGCAGGAATTTTTGAAAGTCGTAATTTAAAAGGTGCAGATGCTGGTGATCCTGAAGAAATTTTATTAAATGTGGTTTTAGATGTTAGTAAGAAAAAACGTTCTCGAAATGAAATTAAATTTAATAAACTTCAAAATTATTTTATTCATATGAATTTACGTGAAGAACACTTTAGTGAAATTATTGATGTTCTAGAAGCTATTGGAATTCGTGTGCCTGATTATGATTTGGTGATGCAATCAAAATCAAAGACAAACACCAAAAAAAAGGATGAATATGGTATTGATGATACTTTAGAAATTAGCACATCAAAAATTGGTTTTTCATCAACAACAACCGAAAAAGTTGATGATGGTATTAAAGCTTATTTAGGAGTACTTGGAGAATCAAAAATGTTACGCTCTGATGAGGAAACTGAATATGCTAAAATGGTTATTAGTGACGATCCATCTCTAGTTAAAATTGGTAAAAATCAACTTTATACATCAAATATGCGTTTAGTTACTTCTATTGCTAAAAAATATTTAAATCGTGGATTAGACTTAGAAGATTTAATTCAAGAAGGGTCATCCGGTTTATTAAAAGCAATTGATAAATTTGATCATGAAAAAGGACATAAATTTAGTACATATGCAACATGATGAATTCGCCAATCAATTACGCGCGCAATTGCTGATCAAGCTCGACAAATTCGAATTCCTGTTCATATGGTTGAAACAATTAACAAATTAACTAAAGCCGAGCGAAATTTAATTCAAGAATTAGGAAGGGATCCAACGGCTGAAGAAATTGCGCAAGCTATGAACAAAGTTTCACAAGCAAAAAATCAAAAAGAACAGTTAATCACTGCACAAAAAGTTGTTGAGATTAAAAAATTAAATGTTGACCCAGTTTCATTAGATAAACAAATTGGTCATGATGAAGAATCACAATTTTCAGATTTCATTTCTGATGATGAAATTATTTCTCCAGAAAAATATACTGAAAAAAAAGCATTAAATGATCAGATTAATGAAATGTTTGAAAAAGTTTTAAACGATAATGAACAACGTGTTATTAAAATGCGGTATGGTTTATTACCCTTCGAACGTCCTTATACACTTGAAGAAGTTGGTGAATATTTAGGAGTTACACGCGAACGTGCACGTCAAATTGAATCAAAAGCAATTCGTAAATTAAAACATCCATCAAAAACCGCAAAACTACGTTCATTTATTGGTGAATCCGAAAACTAG
- a CDS encoding tRNA (adenine(22)-N(1))-methyltransferase TrmK: protein MNPKTRIAFIADLINDAQNVVDVGSDHAYLAKILLVNNKAQHVTNIEVNQGPLENGINNLTKNNLLKRTTNILNDGFKGLILEQTFDYCVIAGMGATSIIEILEQNKNQIKNYILQPNTQSYKIRKYLNNHSYQIKVEHIFVEKKIFYEIIICSKTINVPKLIEKDYYISSQMHKDSLNLYFKFLKRRYEYLKALDISLVSENIVKEYEYIKEFINEKNGY from the coding sequence GTGAATCCGAAAACTAGAATTGCTTTTATTGCTGATTTAATTAATGACGCTCAAAATGTTGTCGATGTTGGTAGTGATCACGCATATTTAGCTAAAATCTTATTGGTTAACAATAAAGCACAACATGTTACTAATATAGAAGTTAATCAAGGTCCATTAGAAAACGGAATCAATAATTTGACTAAAAATAATCTTTTAAAACGAACTACTAATATTTTGAATGATGGTTTCAAGGGATTAATTTTGGAACAAACATTTGATTATTGTGTTATTGCAGGGATGGGAGCAACAAGTATAATAGAAATTTTAGAACAGAATAAAAATCAAATTAAAAATTATATTTTACAACCAAATACTCAATCATATAAAATACGTAAATATCTAAATAATCACTCATATCAAATTAAAGTTGAACACATTTTTGTTGAAAAAAAAATTTTTTATGAAATAATCATTTGTTCTAAAACTATTAATGTACCAAAATTAATAGAAAAAGATTATTATATAAGTAGCCAGATGCATAAGGATTCATTGAATTTATATTTTAAATTTTTAAAGAGACGTTATGAATACTTAAAAGCTTTGGATATTTCGCTAGTTAGTGAAAATATAGTTAAAGAATATGAATATATAAAGGAATTTATTAATGAAAAAAATGGATATTAA
- a CDS encoding Nif3-like dinuclear metal center hexameric protein, with protein MKKMDIKAQDILNFLTKKYDLSKAEAWDKNGLFFDEQQTINNVQIALDITDDVVNDAILNNANLIISHHPLFTNQDSNDEVNYFVNIDLIEKIKKNKISLIHLHTAFDASANGMSMQMAKRLGLLNLKQDEQNPYLVVGELKLGVSVDYISRIIKQKFLSPIIKYNNVFRLETNLKKIGIIGGSGYKFADDAFNRYQLDMLITSDLKYHNWLDAQAKKQNIIDMNHLSESIFIDVIYDELTKFYGNDANLNKSLSIIKINYI; from the coding sequence ATGAAAAAAATGGATATTAAAGCACAAGATATTTTGAATTTTTTAACTAAAAAATATGACTTATCAAAAGCTGAAGCTTGAGATAAAAATGGTTTATTTTTTGATGAACAACAAACAATTAATAATGTACAAATAGCATTAGATATCACAGATGATGTTGTTAATGATGCAATATTAAATAATGCTAATTTAATTATTAGTCATCATCCATTATTTACAAATCAAGATTCAAATGATGAAGTAAATTATTTTGTTAATATCGATTTAATTGAAAAAATTAAAAAAAATAAAATCAGCTTAATTCATTTACATACAGCATTTGATGCATCAGCAAATGGAATGAGCATGCAAATGGCTAAACGTTTAGGCTTATTGAATCTTAAGCAAGATGAACAGAATCCATATCTTGTTGTAGGAGAATTAAAATTAGGTGTTAGTGTTGATTACATTAGTCGGATTATTAAACAAAAATTTTTATCACCTATTATTAAATATAACAACGTTTTTAGACTAGAAACAAATCTTAAAAAAATTGGTATTATAGGAGGTAGTGGTTATAAATTTGCTGATGACGCATTTAATCGTTATCAACTAGATATGTTAATTACAAGTGATTTAAAATATCATAATTGATTAGATGCACAAGCTAAAAAACAAAATATTATTGATATGAACCATTTGTCTGAATCAATTTTTATAGATGTAATTTATGATGAATTAACAAAATTTTATGGAAATGATGCAAATTTAAATAAATCTTTATCAATTATAAAAATTAACTATATTTAA
- a CDS encoding MG284/MPN403 family protein, with the protein MCISKIDMAKVKKFFKEYLFAKFQCKNRELYRQLKDYDPKDDQKYLKWEHFVEYVEQVLEALDKTSAQIIKEIYIQNKRICELPYSYSTYYAYRKKAIIELLAYLDLKI; encoded by the coding sequence ATGTGTATTAGTAAAATAGATATGGCTAAGGTAAAAAAATTTTTTAAAGAATATTTATTTGCTAAATTTCAATGCAAAAATCGAGAACTATATCGTCAATTAAAAGATTATGATCCAAAAGATGATCAAAAATATTTAAAATGGGAGCATTTTGTTGAATATGTTGAGCAAGTTCTAGAAGCATTAGATAAAACTAGTGCTCAAATTATTAAAGAAATTTATATTCAAAATAAAAGAATTTGTGAATTACCTTATAGTTATTCAACATATTATGCATATCGTAAAAAAGCAATTATTGAATTACTTGCATATCTTGATTTAAAAATTTAA
- the truB gene encoding tRNA pseudouridine(55) synthase TruB: MSAISKNIIIINKPIKWTSNDVVQKVKRVIGAKKVGHAGTLDPNASGVLVLGINEGTKLLTKLILDNKSYIAEIKFGTSTNTYDAAGEIVSSTNRMVTLTEVTKIVKDFYKNDYWQKPPQFSALKINGQKAYVLARQKVDFEIAPRLVKIFKYQIMDFNYEKQILKISLHVSKGFYVRSFAVDLATKINNLAHLLTLIRTQSGPFEIKDAIEIEQVYDYWNNINKYL, translated from the coding sequence ATGAGTGCTATTAGTAAAAATATTATTATCATTAACAAACCAATAAAATGAACTTCTAATGATGTTGTTCAAAAGGTTAAACGGGTTATTGGTGCTAAAAAAGTTGGACATGCTGGAACTTTAGATCCTAATGCTTCAGGTGTTTTAGTATTGGGAATTAATGAAGGAACAAAACTATTAACAAAATTAATACTAGATAATAAATCATATATTGCTGAAATTAAATTTGGAACATCAACAAATACTTATGATGCAGCAGGTGAAATTGTTTCATCTACAAACCGAATGGTTACATTAACTGAGGTTACTAAAATAGTTAAAGATTTTTATAAAAATGATTATTGACAAAAACCCCCACAATTTAGCGCTTTAAAAATCAACGGGCAAAAAGCTTATGTTTTAGCACGTCAAAAAGTTGATTTTGAAATAGCACCACGATTAGTTAAAATATTTAAATATCAAATTATGGATTTCAATTATGAAAAACAAATTTTAAAAATTTCTTTACATGTTTCTAAAGGTTTTTATGTTCGTTCTTTTGCTGTTGATTTAGCTACTAAAATTAATAATCTAGCTCATTTATTGACATTAATAAGGACGCAAAGTGGACCTTTTGAGATTAAAGATGCAATTGAAATTGAACAAGTCTATGATTATTGAAATAACATCAACAAATATTTATAA
- the ribF gene encoding riboflavin biosynthesis protein RibF has protein sequence MIIEITSTNIYKIKQQFVINELIIGFFDGIHLGHMNLLSDPNNQTILTFKNIPRKIKKLYDFNERIQQLEDLGFKRIFIYDIDQNNLSGEEFIDQILKPLTPKKIIVGANFTYGNNFCNASSLKQYFNVEIKIITNDVSTTKIKELIINKQVEIANKLLIKPYYRVGNVVRGDQIARNIGFNTANILCDNNLIDIAEGVYKAQVIFNNKKYDSVVYLGIPKTINTRSFSMIEAHILDFNQNIYDERIKIVFLKYLAPNLKFNNIDELITAIKNYIKLVLDKTN, from the coding sequence ATGATTATTGAAATAACATCAACAAATATTTATAAAATTAAGCAACAATTCGTCATTAATGAATTAATTATTGGTTTTTTTGATGGAATTCATTTAGGTCATATGAATTTATTATCAGATCCTAATAACCAAACTATTTTAACTTTTAAAAATATCCCACGTAAAATAAAAAAATTATATGATTTTAATGAGCGAATTCAACAATTAGAAGATTTAGGATTTAAAAGGATTTTTATTTATGATATTGATCAAAACAATTTAAGTGGGGAAGAATTTATTGATCAAATTTTAAAGCCACTAACTCCAAAAAAAATTATTGTTGGTGCTAATTTTACTTATGGCAATAATTTTTGTAATGCATCTAGTCTAAAACAATATTTTAATGTTGAAATTAAAATTATTACTAATGATGTTAGTACAACTAAAATTAAAGAATTAATTATAAATAAACAGGTTGAAATAGCTAATAAATTATTAATTAAACCATATTATCGTGTGGGAAATGTTGTACGTGGCGATCAAATAGCTCGTAATATTGGTTTTAATACTGCTAATATTTTATGTGATAATAATTTAATTGATATTGCTGAAGGTGTTTACAAAGCACAAGTAATTTTTAATAATAAAAAGTATGATAGTGTAGTTTATTTAGGAATCCCTAAAACAATTAATACTCGCTCTTTTTCAATGATTGAAGCACATATTTTAGACTTTAATCAAAATATTTATGACGAAAGAATTAAGATTGTTTTTTTGAAATATTTAGCTCCTAATTTAAAATTTAATAATATAGATGAATTAATCACTGCAATTAAAAATTATATTAAATTGGTTCTTGATAAAACAAATTAG